Proteins from one Megalops cyprinoides isolate fMegCyp1 chromosome 11, fMegCyp1.pri, whole genome shotgun sequence genomic window:
- the LOC118785361 gene encoding gamma-crystallin M2-like, whose translation MGKIIFYEDRNFQGRSYECSSDCADLHSHFSRCNSIQVESGYWMVYERPNYMGYQYFLRRGEYPDYQRWMGFNDCVRSCRMVPHHQGSYSMRIYERPDFGGQMMEFTDDCPSVYDRFHHNDIHSCNVMDGYWLFYEHTNYRGRQYLMMPGEYRRYGDWGAMSPRIGSFRRIMFSS comes from the exons ATGGGAAAG ATCATCTTCTACGAGGACAGGAATTTCCAGGGCCGCTCCTATGAGTGTAGCAGCGACTGCGCTGACCTGCACTCCCACTTCAGCCGCTGCAACTCCATCCAGGTGGAGAGCGGGTACTGGATGGTCTATGAGCGCCCCAACTACATGGGGTACCAGTACTTTCTGCGCAGGGGGGAGTATCCTGACTACCAGCGCTGGATGGGCTTCAATGACTGTGTCCGTTCTTGCCGCATGGTCCCACAT CATCAAGGATCTTACAGCATGAGGATCTATGAGAGGCCAGATTTTGGTGGGCAAATGATGGAGTTCACTGACGACTGCCCCTCCGTCTACGACCGCTTCCACCACAACGACATCCACTCCTGCAACGTGATGGACGGCTACTGGCTGTTCTATGAGCACACCAACTACAGGGGGCGCCAGTACCTGATGATGCCCGGAGAGTACCGGAGATACGGTGACTGGGGTGCCATGAGCCCGAGGATCGGCTCTTTCAGGCGCATCATGTTCAGCAGCTAG
- the LOC118785420 gene encoding gamma-crystallin M3-like yields MTMGKIIFYEDRNFGGRSYECMSDCGDLTSYLSRCHSCRVESGCFMVYDRSNYMGNQYFLRRGEYSDYSRMGMSDCFRSCRMIPMYRGSYRMRIYERENFGGQMYEFMDDCDSMMDRYRMSDCHSCHVMDGHWLFYEHPHYRGRMWYMRPGEYRNFRDMGYPNMRFMSMRRIMDMC; encoded by the exons ATGACCATGGGCAAG ATCATCTTCTACGAGGACAGGAACTTTGGCGGTCGCTCCTATGAGTGCATGAGTGACTGTGGAGATCTGACCTCCTACCTGAGCCGCTGTCACTCCTGTAGAGTGGAGAGTGGATGCTTCATGGTCTACGACCGCTCCAACTACATGGGGAACCAGTACTTCCTAAGGAGGGGAGAGTACTCTGACTACTCTCGCATGGGCATGAGCGACTGCTTCAGGTCCTGCCGTATGATCCCCATG TACAGAGGAAGCTACAGGATGAGGATCTACGAGAGGGAGAACTTCGGTGGTCAGATGTACGAGTTCATGGATGACTGTGACTCCATGATGGACCGTTACCGCATGTCCGACTGCCATTCCTGCCATGTGATGGACGGCCACTGGCTGTTCTACGAGCACCCCCACTACAGAGGCAGGATGTGGTACATGAGGCCTGGGGAGTACAGGAACTTCAGAGACATGGGATACCCGAACATGAGATTCATGTCCATGAGGCGCATCATGGACATGTGTTAG
- the LOC118785435 gene encoding gamma-crystallin M3-like, with translation MNGKIIFYEERNFGGRSYECMSDCRDFSSYLSRCYSCRVESGCWMVYDRSNYMGNQYFLRRGEYSDYSRFGMSDCFRSCRMIPMYRGNYRMRMYERENFGGQMYECMDDCDSIMDRYRMSDCQSCHVMDGHWLFYEHPHYRGRMWYMRPGEYRNFRDMGYMNMRFMSMRRIMDSCY, from the exons ATGAATGGAAAG ATCATCTTCTACGAGGAAAGGAACTTCGGCGGTCGCTCTTATGAGTGCATGAGCGACTGCAGAGATTTCAGCTCCTACCTGAGCCGCTGTTACTCCTGCCGGGTGGAGAGTGGATGCTGGATGGTTTATGACCGCTCCAACTACATGGGGAACCAGTACTTCCTGAGGAGGGGCGAGTACTCTGACTACTCTCGCTTTGGTATGAGCGACTGCTTCAGGTCCTGCCGTATGATCCCCATG TACAGAGGAAACTACAGGATGAGGATGTACGAGAGGGAGAACTTCGGCGGTCAGATGTACGAGTGCATGGATGACTGTGACTCCATCATGGACCGTTACCGCATGTCCGACTGCCAGTCCTGCCATGTGATGGACGGCCACTGGCTGTTCTACGAGCACCCCCACTACAGAGGCAGGATGTGGTACATGAGGCCTGGGGAGTACAGGAACTTCAGAGACATGGGATACATGAACATGAGATTCATGTCCATGAGGCGCATCATGGATTCCTGTTATTAA
- the LOC118785432 gene encoding gamma-crystallin M3-like has protein sequence MNMGRIIFYEDRNFGGRHYECSSDCGDFSSYLSRCYSCRVESGCWMIYDRTNYMGNQYFLRRGEYSDCSRFGMSDWIRSCRMIPMYRGNYRMRMYERENFGGQMHECMDDCDSIMDRYHMSECHSCHVMDGHWLFYEQPHYRGRMWYMRPGEYRNFRDMGYMNMRFMSMRRIMDSCY, from the exons ATGAACATGGGCAGG ATCATCTTCTATGAGGACAGGAACTTCGGCGGTCGCCACTATGAGTGTAGCAGCGACTGCGGCGATTTCAGCTCCTACCTGAGCCGCTGTTACTCCTGCCGGGTGGAGAGTGGATGCTGGATGATCTACGACCGCACCAACTACATGGGGAACCAGTACTTCCTGAGGAGGGGCGAGTACTCTGACTGCTCCCGCTTTGGTATGAGCGACTGGATCAGGTCCTGCCGCATGATCCCCATG TACAGAGGAAACTACAGGATGAGGATGTATGAGAGGGAGAACTTTGGTGGTCAGATGCATGAGTGCATGGATGACTGTGACTCCATCATGGACCGTTACCACATGTCTGAGTGCCATTCCTGCCATGTGATGGACGGCCACTGGCTGTTCTACGAGCAGCCCCACTACAGAGGCAGGATGTGGTACATGAGGCCTGGGGAGTACAGGAACTTCAGAGACATGGGATACATGAACATGAGATTCATGTCCATGAGGCGCATCATGGATTCCTGTTATTAA
- the LOC118785558 gene encoding gamma-crystallin M3-like isoform X1 — protein sequence MFSANIGQIIFYEDRNFGGRHYECSSDCADFSSYLSRCNSCRVESGCWMVYDRSNYMGNQYFLRRGEYSDYSRWGMFDGIRSCRMIPMYRGNYRMRMYERENFGGQMHECMDDCDSIMDRYRMSECHSCHVMEGHWLFYEQPHYRGRMWYMWPGEYRNFRDMGYMNMRFMSMRRIMDMC from the exons ATGTTTTCTGCGAATATAGGGCAA ATCATCTTCTACGAGGACAGGAACTTTGGCGGTCGCCACTATGAGTGTAGCAGCGACTGTGCCGATTTCAGCTCCTACCTGAGCCGCTGCAACTCCTGCAGGGTGGAGAGCGGATGCTGGATGGTTTATGACCGCTCCAACTACATGGGGAACCAGTACTTCCTGAGGAGGGGCGAGTACTCTGATTACTCTCGCTGGGGCATGTTCGATGGAATCCGCTCCTGCCGTATGATCCCCATG TACAGAGGAAACTACAGGATGAGGATGTATGAGAGGGAGAACTTCGGCGGTCAGATGCATGAGTGCATGGATGACTGTGACTCCATCATGGACCGTTACCGCATGTCTGAGTGCCATTCCTGCCATGTGATGGAGGGCCACTGGCTGTTCTACGAGCAGCCCCACTACAGAGGCAGGATGTGGTACATGTGGCCTGGGGAGTACAGGAACTTCAGAGACATGGGATACATGAACATGAGATTCATGTCCATGAGGCGCATCATGGACATGTGTTAA
- the LOC118785558 gene encoding gamma-crystallin M3-like isoform X2, producing MGRIIFYEDRNFGGRHYECSSDCADFSSYLSRCNSCRVESGCWMVYDRSNYMGNQYFLRRGEYSDYSRWGMFDGIRSCRMIPMYRGNYRMRMYERENFGGQMHECMDDCDSIMDRYRMSECHSCHVMEGHWLFYEQPHYRGRMWYMWPGEYRNFRDMGYMNMRFMSMRRIMDMC from the exons ATGGGCAGG ATCATCTTCTACGAGGACAGGAACTTTGGCGGTCGCCACTATGAGTGTAGCAGCGACTGTGCCGATTTCAGCTCCTACCTGAGCCGCTGCAACTCCTGCAGGGTGGAGAGCGGATGCTGGATGGTTTATGACCGCTCCAACTACATGGGGAACCAGTACTTCCTGAGGAGGGGCGAGTACTCTGATTACTCTCGCTGGGGCATGTTCGATGGAATCCGCTCCTGCCGTATGATCCCCATG TACAGAGGAAACTACAGGATGAGGATGTATGAGAGGGAGAACTTCGGCGGTCAGATGCATGAGTGCATGGATGACTGTGACTCCATCATGGACCGTTACCGCATGTCTGAGTGCCATTCCTGCCATGTGATGGAGGGCCACTGGCTGTTCTACGAGCAGCCCCACTACAGAGGCAGGATGTGGTACATGTGGCCTGGGGAGTACAGGAACTTCAGAGACATGGGATACATGAACATGAGATTCATGTCCATGAGGCGCATCATGGACATGTGTTAA
- the LOC118785525 gene encoding gamma-crystallin M3-like — translation MGRITFYEERNFGGRYYECSSDCADFSSYLSRCNSCRVESGCWMVYDRSNYMGNQYFLRRGEYSDYSRWGMFDGIRSCRMIPMYRGNYRMRIYERENFGGQMYEIMDDCDSIMDRYRMSECHSCNVMDGHWLFYEHPHYRGRMWYMRPGEYRNFRDMGYMNMRFMSMRRIMDMC, via the exons ATGGGCCGG ATCACCTTCTACGAGGAAAGGAACTTTGGCGGTCGCTACTATGAGTGTAGCAGCGACTGTGCTGATTTCAGCTCCTACCTGAGCCGCTGCAACTCCTGCAGGGTAGAGAGCGGGTGCTGGATGGTCTATGACCGCTCCAACTACATGGGCAACCAGTACTTCCTGAGGAGGGGCGAGTACTCTGACTACTCTCGCTGGGGCATGTTCGACGGAATCCGCTCCTGCCGTATGATCCCCATG TACAGAGGGAACTACAGAATGAGAATCTACGAGAGGGAGAACTTCGGTGGTCAGATGTACGAGATCATGGATGACTGTGACTCCATCATGGACCGTTACCGCATGTCTGAGTGCCATTCCTGCAATGTGATGGACGGCCACTGGCTGTTCTACGAGCACCCCCACTACAGAGGCAGGATGTGGTACATGAGGCCTGGGGAGTACAGGAACTTCAGAGACATGGGATACATGAACATGAGATTCATGTCCATGAGGCGCATCATGGACATGTGTTGA